In a single window of the Bos javanicus breed banteng chromosome 16, ARS-OSU_banteng_1.0, whole genome shotgun sequence genome:
- the TAS1R3 gene encoding taste receptor type 1 member 3 isoform X2, whose protein sequence is MPPAMLGLTFLGLVAALGIRPGAPLCLSQQLSLPGDYILGGLFPLGSADDTGLGDRTQPNATVCTRLSAPGLLWALAVMMAVEEINNASILLPGLRLGYDLFDTCSEPVVAMKPSLVFMAKAGSRSIGAYCDYTQYQPRVLAVIGPHSSEVALVTGKFFSFFLMPQVSYGATTDRLSNRETFPSFFRTVPSDRVQATAMVELLRGLHWNWVAAVGSDDEYGRQGLGLFSSLANAKGICIAYEGLMPLPRAGGTRLGSVQSLLHQVNHSSVQVVVVFSSAQATYSLFSYSIRYRLSPKVWVASEAWLTSSLVMTLPGMDRVGTVLGFLHQGAEMPEFRSYVQTRLARAAEPAYCASLEAGRLGLEEHVVGPRCPQCDRASPENVTDGLLYHQTFAAYAAVYSVAHALHKALLCNSSGCPAQEPVRPWQLLDNMYNMSFHAYNRTLQFDTSGNVDLAYDLKLWVWRDRMPMLRTVGSFNGSLELQFSSMIWHTPGNQEPVSQCSRQCREGQVRRVKGFHSCCYDCVDCKAGSYQRHPDDALCSKCDQDQWSPDGSTRCFPRRPRFLAWGEPAVLGLLLLLGIVLGLVLVALGLFTWHRDSPLVQAAGGPRACFGLACLGLVCLSVLLFPGRPSTASCMGQQLLLHLPLTGCLSTLFLLAAEIFVGSELPPSWTDWLHSCLRGPWAWLVVLLAMLAEAALCSWYLAVFPPVVVTNWHALPTEALVHCRVSSWIMFGVVHATNAMLAFLCFLGTFLVQSRPGHYNSARGLTFAMLAYFITWVSYIPLFANVHVVSHPPVQMGTILFCVLGILTTFHLPKCYLLLWRPDLNTPEFFLGGGPSDARGQGGSGHGEETQGKNK, encoded by the exons ATGCCGCCTGCCATGCTAGGCCTGACCTTCCTGGGCCTTGTGGCTGCACTGGGTATCAGGCCAGGGGCCCCATTGTGCCTGTCCCAGCAGCTCAGCCTGCCGGGGGACTATATTCTGGGTGGGCTCTTCCCCCTGGGCTCGGCCGATGACACCGGGCTGGGTGACAGGACGCAGCCCAATGCCACCGTGTGCACCAG GTTGTCGGCCCCCGGCCTGCTCTGGGCACTAGCTGTGATGATGGCCGTGGAGGAGATCAACAACGCATCCATCCTGCTCCCTGGGCTGCGTCTGGGCTATGACCTTTTCGACACATGCTCGGAACCCGTGGTTGCGATGAAGCCCAGCCTGGTGTTCATGGCCAAGGCAGGCAGCCGCAGCATCGGCGCCTACTGTGACTACACGCAGTACCAACCCCGTGTGCTGGCTGTCATTGGGCCCCACTCGTCCGAAGTTGCCCTGGTCACTGGCAAGTTCTTCAGCTTCTTCCTCATGCCCCAG GTCAGCTACGGTGCCACCACCGACCGGCTGAGCAACCGCGAGACATTCCCATCCTTCTTCCGCACGGTGCCCAGCGACCGCGTGCAGGCGACAGCCATGGTGGAGCTGCTGCGGGGGCTGCACTGGAACTGGGTGGCCGCCGTGGGCAGTGATGACGAGTATGGCCGGCAGGGCCTGGGCCTCTTCTCCAGCCTGGCCAATGCCAAGGGCATCTGCATCGCTTACGAGGGCCTGATGCCACTGCCCCGTGCTGGCGGCACGCGGCTAGGCTCTGTGCAGAGCCTGCTGCACCAGGTAAACCACAGCAGCGTGCAGGTGGTGGTGGTCTTCTCCTCCGCCCAAGCCACCTACAGCCTGTTCAGCTACAGCATCCGCTACAGGCTCTCACCCAAGGTATGGGTGGCCAGCGAGGCTTGGCTGACTTCAAGCCTGGTCATGACGCTACCAGGCATGGACCGGGTGGGCACGGTGCTCGGCTTCCTGCATCAGGGTGCTGAGATGCCCGAGTTCCGATCCTATGTGCAGACCCGCCTGGCCCGGGCTGCGGAGCCCGCCTACTGTGCCTCGCTAGAGGCAGGGCGGCTGGGTCTGGAGGAGCATGTGGTGGGGCCACGCTGCCCGCAGTGTGACCGCGCCTCCCCGGAGAACGTGACCGATGGGCTGCTATACCACCAAACTTTTGCCGCCTACGCAGCTGTGTACAGCGTGGCCCATGCGCTTCACAAAGCACTGCTCTGCAACTCCTCCGGCTGCCCTGCACAGGAGCCCGTGCGGCCCTGGCAG CTCCTGGACAACATGTACAACATGAGTTTCCACGCATACAACCGGACCCTGCAGTTCGACACCAGCGGAAATGTGGACCTTGCTTATGACCTGAAGCTGTGGGTCTGGAGGGACCGGATGCCCATGCTGCGCACTGTGGGCAGCTTCAACGGCAGCCTGGAGCTCCAGTTCTCCAGCATGATCTGGCACACCCCAGGAAACCAA GAGCCCGTGTCCCAGTGCTCACGGCAGTGCAGGGAAGGCCAGGTGCGCCGCGTGAAAGGCTTCCATTCCTGCTGCTACGACTGCGTGGACTGCAAGGCAGGCAGCTACCAGCGCCACCCAG ACGATGCCCTCTGCAGCAAGTGTGACCAGGACCAGTGGTCCCCAGACGGTAGTACCCGGTGCTTCCCCCGCAGGCCCAGGTTCCTGGCATGGGGGGAGCCGGCTGTGCTtgggctgctcctgctgctgggcATCGTTCTGGGTCTGGTGCTGGTGGCCCTGGGACTCTTCACCTGGCACCGGGACAGCCCACTAGTTCAGGCCGCAGGGGGACCCCGGGCCTGCTTCGGCCTGGCCTGCCTGGGCCTGGTCTGCCTCAGCGTCCTCCTGTTCCCTGGCCGGCCCAGCACTGCCAGCTGCATGGGCCAGCAGCTGCTGCTCCACCTCCCCCTCACCGGCTGCCTGAGCACACTATTCCTGCTGGCAGCCGAGATCTTTGTGGGCTCAGAGCTGCCACCCAGCTGGACAGACTGGCTCCATAGCTGCCTGCGGGGGCCCTGGGCCTGGCTGGTAGTGCTGCTTGCCATGCTGGCAGAGGCGGCGCTCTGCTCCTGGTACCTGGCAGTCTTCCCACCAGTGGTTGTAACAAACTGGCATGCGCTGCCCACGGAGGCACTGGTGCACTGCCGTGTGAGCTCCTGGATCATGTTCGGAGTGGTGCATGCCACCAATGCCATGCTGGCCTTCCTCTGCTTCCTGGGCACCTTCCTGGTACAGAGCCGGCCTGGCCACTACAATAGCGCCCGTGGCCTGACCTTTGCCATGCTGGCCTACTTCAtcacctgggtctcctacatccCCCTCTTTGCCAATGTACATGTGGTCTCCCACCCCCCTGTGCAGATGGGCACCATTCTCTTCTGTGTGCTGGGCATCCTGACCACCTTCCACCTGCCTAAGTGCTACCTGCTGCTGTGGCGGCCAGACCTCAACACCCCCGAGTTCTTCTTGGGAGGGGGTCCCAGCGATGCCAGAGGGCAGGGCGGCAGTGGGCACGGGGAGGAGACTCAGGGGAAAAACAAGTGA
- the TAS1R3 gene encoding taste receptor type 1 member 3 isoform X1, translating into MTPGWVTGRSPMPPCAPGREAGIVCRGGAGGGWSGGEGLATRSPCGPRLSAPGLLWALAVMMAVEEINNASILLPGLRLGYDLFDTCSEPVVAMKPSLVFMAKAGSRSIGAYCDYTQYQPRVLAVIGPHSSEVALVTGKFFSFFLMPQVRPLPTSHPPAHLRSPRVRSRLRLQVSYGATTDRLSNRETFPSFFRTVPSDRVQATAMVELLRGLHWNWVAAVGSDDEYGRQGLGLFSSLANAKGICIAYEGLMPLPRAGGTRLGSVQSLLHQVNHSSVQVVVVFSSAQATYSLFSYSIRYRLSPKVWVASEAWLTSSLVMTLPGMDRVGTVLGFLHQGAEMPEFRSYVQTRLARAAEPAYCASLEAGRLGLEEHVVGPRCPQCDRASPENVTDGLLYHQTFAAYAAVYSVAHALHKALLCNSSGCPAQEPVRPWQLLDNMYNMSFHAYNRTLQFDTSGNVDLAYDLKLWVWRDRMPMLRTVGSFNGSLELQFSSMIWHTPGNQEPVSQCSRQCREGQVRRVKGFHSCCYDCVDCKAGSYQRHPDDALCSKCDQDQWSPDGSTRCFPRRPRFLAWGEPAVLGLLLLLGIVLGLVLVALGLFTWHRDSPLVQAAGGPRACFGLACLGLVCLSVLLFPGRPSTASCMGQQLLLHLPLTGCLSTLFLLAAEIFVGSELPPSWTDWLHSCLRGPWAWLVVLLAMLAEAALCSWYLAVFPPVVVTNWHALPTEALVHCRVSSWIMFGVVHATNAMLAFLCFLGTFLVQSRPGHYNSARGLTFAMLAYFITWVSYIPLFANVHVVSHPPVQMGTILFCVLGILTTFHLPKCYLLLWRPDLNTPEFFLGGGPSDARGQGGSGHGEETQGKNK; encoded by the exons ATGACACCGGGCTGGGTGACAGGACGCAGCCCAATGCCACCGTGTGCACCAGGTAGGGAGGCTGGGATTGTgtgcaggggtggggctgggggaggttgGTCAGGGGGAGAGGGGTTGGCCACCCGCAGCCCCTGTGGCCCCAGGTTGTCGGCCCCCGGCCTGCTCTGGGCACTAGCTGTGATGATGGCCGTGGAGGAGATCAACAACGCATCCATCCTGCTCCCTGGGCTGCGTCTGGGCTATGACCTTTTCGACACATGCTCGGAACCCGTGGTTGCGATGAAGCCCAGCCTGGTGTTCATGGCCAAGGCAGGCAGCCGCAGCATCGGCGCCTACTGTGACTACACGCAGTACCAACCCCGTGTGCTGGCTGTCATTGGGCCCCACTCGTCCGAAGTTGCCCTGGTCACTGGCAAGTTCTTCAGCTTCTTCCTCATGCCCCAGGTGCGCCCCCTCCCCACATCCCATCCTCCCGCCCACCTCAGGAGCCCCCGTGTCAGGAGCCGCCTTCGCCTGCAGGTCAGCTACGGTGCCACCACCGACCGGCTGAGCAACCGCGAGACATTCCCATCCTTCTTCCGCACGGTGCCCAGCGACCGCGTGCAGGCGACAGCCATGGTGGAGCTGCTGCGGGGGCTGCACTGGAACTGGGTGGCCGCCGTGGGCAGTGATGACGAGTATGGCCGGCAGGGCCTGGGCCTCTTCTCCAGCCTGGCCAATGCCAAGGGCATCTGCATCGCTTACGAGGGCCTGATGCCACTGCCCCGTGCTGGCGGCACGCGGCTAGGCTCTGTGCAGAGCCTGCTGCACCAGGTAAACCACAGCAGCGTGCAGGTGGTGGTGGTCTTCTCCTCCGCCCAAGCCACCTACAGCCTGTTCAGCTACAGCATCCGCTACAGGCTCTCACCCAAGGTATGGGTGGCCAGCGAGGCTTGGCTGACTTCAAGCCTGGTCATGACGCTACCAGGCATGGACCGGGTGGGCACGGTGCTCGGCTTCCTGCATCAGGGTGCTGAGATGCCCGAGTTCCGATCCTATGTGCAGACCCGCCTGGCCCGGGCTGCGGAGCCCGCCTACTGTGCCTCGCTAGAGGCAGGGCGGCTGGGTCTGGAGGAGCATGTGGTGGGGCCACGCTGCCCGCAGTGTGACCGCGCCTCCCCGGAGAACGTGACCGATGGGCTGCTATACCACCAAACTTTTGCCGCCTACGCAGCTGTGTACAGCGTGGCCCATGCGCTTCACAAAGCACTGCTCTGCAACTCCTCCGGCTGCCCTGCACAGGAGCCCGTGCGGCCCTGGCAG CTCCTGGACAACATGTACAACATGAGTTTCCACGCATACAACCGGACCCTGCAGTTCGACACCAGCGGAAATGTGGACCTTGCTTATGACCTGAAGCTGTGGGTCTGGAGGGACCGGATGCCCATGCTGCGCACTGTGGGCAGCTTCAACGGCAGCCTGGAGCTCCAGTTCTCCAGCATGATCTGGCACACCCCAGGAAACCAA GAGCCCGTGTCCCAGTGCTCACGGCAGTGCAGGGAAGGCCAGGTGCGCCGCGTGAAAGGCTTCCATTCCTGCTGCTACGACTGCGTGGACTGCAAGGCAGGCAGCTACCAGCGCCACCCAG ACGATGCCCTCTGCAGCAAGTGTGACCAGGACCAGTGGTCCCCAGACGGTAGTACCCGGTGCTTCCCCCGCAGGCCCAGGTTCCTGGCATGGGGGGAGCCGGCTGTGCTtgggctgctcctgctgctgggcATCGTTCTGGGTCTGGTGCTGGTGGCCCTGGGACTCTTCACCTGGCACCGGGACAGCCCACTAGTTCAGGCCGCAGGGGGACCCCGGGCCTGCTTCGGCCTGGCCTGCCTGGGCCTGGTCTGCCTCAGCGTCCTCCTGTTCCCTGGCCGGCCCAGCACTGCCAGCTGCATGGGCCAGCAGCTGCTGCTCCACCTCCCCCTCACCGGCTGCCTGAGCACACTATTCCTGCTGGCAGCCGAGATCTTTGTGGGCTCAGAGCTGCCACCCAGCTGGACAGACTGGCTCCATAGCTGCCTGCGGGGGCCCTGGGCCTGGCTGGTAGTGCTGCTTGCCATGCTGGCAGAGGCGGCGCTCTGCTCCTGGTACCTGGCAGTCTTCCCACCAGTGGTTGTAACAAACTGGCATGCGCTGCCCACGGAGGCACTGGTGCACTGCCGTGTGAGCTCCTGGATCATGTTCGGAGTGGTGCATGCCACCAATGCCATGCTGGCCTTCCTCTGCTTCCTGGGCACCTTCCTGGTACAGAGCCGGCCTGGCCACTACAATAGCGCCCGTGGCCTGACCTTTGCCATGCTGGCCTACTTCAtcacctgggtctcctacatccCCCTCTTTGCCAATGTACATGTGGTCTCCCACCCCCCTGTGCAGATGGGCACCATTCTCTTCTGTGTGCTGGGCATCCTGACCACCTTCCACCTGCCTAAGTGCTACCTGCTGCTGTGGCGGCCAGACCTCAACACCCCCGAGTTCTTCTTGGGAGGGGGTCCCAGCGATGCCAGAGGGCAGGGCGGCAGTGGGCACGGGGAGGAGACTCAGGGGAAAAACAAGTGA